GACCCACGTCAGCAGCGCCACGATGATCATGCCGCCAATGCCGAGCGACGCCTTACCGCCGCCCGACATGCCGCCGCCACTGCGTCGGTCTTCCACATTCGTGCTTTCTCTTCTTCCGTCTAAACGCATAATTGGATAAGTAGTTAGGGGAGAGTTTGAAGTAGTAGTGGGTAGTTAGAGGTAGTAGGGTATGCCTTTTACTACCTGTGGGACGAAAGCCCCGATGACTACCAGACGCACAGCGCCTATAACCTACCCGAAGCGAACGCTCCGAAACGACCCCGAGGCCCACGGCCTTGATTACACATTGAATCGATAATGCATGATGTCTCCGTCTTGCACGACATACTCTTTGCCCTCGACGTGCATACGGCCGGCCTCCTTGACGGCCGACTCAGAGCCGTACTGAATAAAGTCGTCGTACTTGATCACCTCCGCACGGATGAATCCCTTCTCAAAGTCAGTATGGATCACGCCCGCGCATTGGGGTGCCTTGCTGCCACGGCGATAGGTCCAAGCGCGCACCTCGTCCGGCCCGGCGGTGAGGAAGGTCTCGAGGTCCAGCAGGCGATAAGCGGTCTTGATCAGCCGGTTCACACCCGACTCCTCGAGGCCGGCCTCGGCGAGGAACATCTGCCGCTCCTCGTAGGTGTCCAGCTCCGCGATCTCACTCTCGATCTTAGCCGCCACGACGAGCAGCTCCGCGCCTTCGTCCTTGATGGCCTCGCGCACCTGCTCCACATAGGCGTTACCCGATGCGGCGCTGGCCTCATCCACATTGCAGACGTAGAGCACGGGTTTGTTGGTCAGCAGGAAGAGATCGCGAGCCACGCGTTGCTCGTCCTTCGTATCGAACGTCACCGAGCGGGCGTTCCGACCCTGTTCGAGCGCCTCCTTGTAGCGTGCCAGCACGCCGTAGGCCAACGCTGCCTGCTTGTCGCCACCCGTCTGTGCCTGCTTCTGCACCTTGGCGATACGGCTCTCGATCGTCTCCAGGTCACGGATCTGCAGCTCGGCGTCGATGATCTCCTTGTCGCGCACGGGGTCAACACTGCCGTCCACGTGCACCACGTTCGCGTCGTCGAAACAGCGCAACACGTGCAGGATGGCGTCCGTCTCGCGGATATTGGCCAGGAACTTATTCCCCAAGCCTTCGCCCCGGCTGGCGCCCTTCACGAGGCCCGCGATGTCGACAATCTCGACCGTCGTGGGCACGATGCGCGCGGGGTAGACCAGCTCGGCCAGCCGTGTGAGCCGCTCGTCGGGCACGGTGATGACGCCCACGTTGGGTTCGATGGTACAAAAAGGAAAGTTCGCCGCCTGCGCCTTCGCGTTCGACAAGCAATTAAACAAGGTCGACTTCCCCACGTTGGGAAGCCCTACGATTCCACACTGTAATGCCATTATAAGTAGTAGTTAGAGTAATCTCGGAGTAGTAAGTAGTAGTCAGACATGGTATCGGATCGCTCTCAACGCATCCATATACCAGATAACCGGCGGCAAAGATAGGCGGGATGGGCGGGGAACACCTTGTCGTGAATGTTTGTCCCTCCTTCCGAGGGGTCGGAAAACGTCAAAACGCGCCGCTGAACGTTTCCGACGCGTCGGAAAGCATCAAAACACGCCGCTGAACGTTTCCGAGGCCTCGGAAAGCTCCAAAACACGCCGCTGAACGTTTCCGACGCGTCGGAAAGCTCCAAAACACGCCGCTGAACATTTCCGAGGCCTCGGAAGGCTCAAAACACGTCGCTGAACGTTTCCGAGGCCTCGGGGCGGCTGCGGCCGCCGGCGAAGTCTGGCCGGGTACCAGAAAAATTTCCTTGCCTCGATAGAGGCCATCAGGGACGCCAGCCAAGTCTGGCCGGGTACCAAGAAAACTTCGCAGGCGGCCGCAGCCGCCCCGCAGATTGGCCCCTCGGTTTACTTTTGCCGCCACCATTTACGAACCCATCAATGAAAGTATCTGTCATCCTTTTGAATTGGAACGGGCGAAAGTTGCTCGAGAAGTTTCTGCCGTCGGTCGTGGCGCATACGCCGCCAGACGTGGCCGAGGTGGTCGTAGCCGACAACGGTTCGACGGACGACTCTGTGGCCATGCTCCGCGAGCGCTTCCCCAGTGTCCGCCTCATCCTGCTCGACCGCAACTATGGCTTTGCCGAGGGTTACAACCGGGCCATCGAGCAGACCACGGCGGAGTACACGGTGCTGCTCAACACCGATGTGGAGGTGACGCCTGGCTGGCTCACGGCACCGCTCGAGGAGCTGGACGCCGACGCCTCGGTAGCGGCCGTGCAACCCAAGCTACTCTCCCGCCGCGACCGCTCGTTCTTCGAGTATGCCGGGGCGGCCGGTGGGTGGATCGATCGCTACGGATATCCCTTCTGTCGTGGGCGTGTGCTCAGCGTCGTGGAGGAGGATCGCGGGCAGTACGACACGCCGGCCGACATCCTTTGGGCCTCGGGCGCCTGCCTCTTCATCCGCACCGACCTCTACCGCCGTGTGGGCGGGCTAGACGCGCGCTTCTTCGCTCACCAAGAGGAGATCGACCTCTGTTGGCGACTCCGCTCGCGGGGCTATCGGCTGCGCTGCACGCCCCAGTCGGTCGTCTTCCACGTCGGCGGCGGCACACTCCACACGGAGAGCCCCTACAAGACGTTCCTCAACTTCCGCAACAACCTGCTGATGATCTACAAGAACCTGCCCGACCGTGAGCTGCCCCGCGTGATGCGTCTGCGGCGCGTGCTGGACTATTTCGCGGCGCTTCACTTCCTCCTGACGGGTCACGCGAAGAACGCCCTGGCCGTCGTCCGTGCCCGCCGCGAGTTCCGCCGCCTGCGCCCGGCGTACACCCCCGTCCGCATCGAGAACCTCCGCCTCTCCACCCTCGATCCCATCCCGGAACAGATGAATAGGTCGCTGCTTGCGGCGTTTTATTTCAAGGGACAAAAGCAGTTTGATCAATTGATGCCGGAAGCTCATGGATGATCAAGATTTTCACCCCAACGAGACCACGCTCGCGGCGATGAGAGAGGCTGAGAGTGGCGTGGAATTAGAAGAACTGGACCTCGACAACTTCGATGAATACGTCAAGTCGTTGTGACATCCCGCAGGGGGACGGAGGCGCGTAACGCGGTAGGGGCGTATTGCATACGCCCCACCAATGCCCCGACAGGGGCAGACACCGTTTCATTACCATTCAATCGTCATTCAAATCCGCCCCCTTCGGGGCCGTCTGTGGGGCGTATGCAATACGCCCCTACCCACAGGCACAATCATTCTATGATTGCACCTACATTCAAATACAAAGGGCACCCCCGACGCGTCGGAGGTGCCCTTTTCATGATGGATCACTAATCATCGATCGATCACTTGTTCCATACCCGCGGCGCAGGCGTCTTGGGGAGCGGCTTGCGGTCCTTGAGCTGGTTCATCACCTCCTCAATGGCGCGGTTCAGCTGTTCGTCTTCGCCGTTCCACTCCTTGATCGGGTCGTTGTCTACACGGATATCCGGGTCTACGCCGTGGTTCTCGATGATCCAATTACCCTGCATATCGTAGCTCGTAAAGAAGGGCACACGCAGGTCTTGTCCGTCGATGAATGGCAACGAGCTGCTGATGCCGACAATGCCACCCCACGAGCGTGTACCGATCAGCTTGCCCAGCTTCAGGGCGCGGAAGCCCCACGGGAAGAGGTCGCCATCGGAAGCCGAATACTTATTGATGAGGCACACCTTCGGGCCCACCTGCACGGCGTCGGGCACGGTGCCGTTGTGGATAGATCCGCGGCGCATCGTCATCCGATACGGTTCGCGGGAGAGGCGCTCGAGGATCATCGGCGAGACGTTGCCGCCACCGTTGGCACGGTCGTCGATGATGAGCCCCTCTTTGTCGAGCTGCGGATAGAAGTAGCGCGTGAACTCGTTCAGCCCCTCCGGACCCATGTCGGGGATATAGATGTAGCCGATCTTACCGCCCGAAGCCTTGTCCACCTTGGCGATATTGTTCTGCACCCATTGATAATGGTAGAGCGGATACTCGTTCTCTAACGGACGGATCACCACGCGGCGTGCACCGGCCATCTGCGGGCGATCGTTGAGCGAAAGCTCCGTCGGCACATTGGCCTTACCCACGAGCAACGCATAAAGGTCGCCGACTGTGTTGGCCGCGACACCGTCGACGGCTACGATATACTGGCCCACTTTGGCGATGATACCCGGATCAGCAAGCGGCGAGCGGAGCGTCGGATCCCACGTCTCGCCCGGCAGGATCTCCTCGATACGGAAGAAGCCACTCTTGTCGCGCGAGATCTTGGCGCCGAGCAGTCCCATCTTCACGCGCTTCGGGGCGTCAATCTCGCCCGTCGTCACGTAGGCATGACCGCAACCCAGCTCGCCGATCATCTCACCGATGATATACGTCAAGTCCTGACGGTTCTTCACGTAGGGCAGCAGGGCGGCATACTTAGCCTTGATCGCCTTCCAGTCCACGCCGTGCATGTTCTCGAGATAGAAGCCGTCGCGGAAGGCACGCCACGACTCATCGAAGATCTGCGCCCATTCCTTCGGATAGTCCGTCGTGATCTTCATGTCCGCCGTGTTGACGGCGTCCTTCAGGTCGGCCTTGCCCGTGGGGATGTCCGTGACGTACACCTGACGCCCCTTGAAGAAGCCGGCCTTCTTGCCGCCTGGCTCCACCCACATCTGGGCGCCCTCGGCCACGGTCTCCTCCTTCTGTTTCTCTAGGTCGAAGACGTACGTATTGCCTTTGCGAGCGTAGTAGACCCTCTTGCCGTCGGAGTAGAAGTTGCCGTAGTAGCCATCAGCGGTGAGCGGTAGTTTCACGATGCGTCGCGTCAGTCCGTCGCCGTCCACCTTTACGGTCACGGCATCCGACTTCTTTTCGGCGGCTGCATCTTTCTTCTTGCCGCCCTCTTCCACCTTGATCTCTACCTTACGATCAGCCTTTGCGCCGTCATCCTTTTGCAGGAAAGGCGAGGGCGTGTCCTTCGACAGGAGCGCCAGATAGACACCATTTGTGTAGCCGTAGACGTGGTTCCACTCCTTCGATCCATAGATCGGCTGGAAATCGCGCGTGGAGCTGAAGATGAGGTAGCGGCCGTCGGAGCTAAAGACCGGTTCGCCCGAGTCGTACCAGCGATCGGTGACGGCGTACTCCTGTTTGTCGGCAATGCGATAGACGTAGATGATGTCGTACTGGTTGTCAGCCATGCGGGTGTAGGCCAGCCAACGGCTGTCGGGCGAGAAGGAGACGTCGGACGGCTCCTTGCGCGGATCTTGCATCACCTCGGTCACGGCCTTCGTGGCCACGTCGACGAGGCGGATGCGGTTCTTGCGGTCGGTGTAGACGATCCAACGGCTGTCAGGACTCCAAGAGAAGTTGCGGATATACGTGTCGTTGTTTTTCGTCAGCTGAATCGGGTCGCCACCCTCGGCGGGCTGCATCCACAGCTCCGTCTCGCCCGTGGCGTCGGAGATGTAAGCGATGTATTTGCCGTCGGGCGACCAGGCGCCGCTGCGGTCGTGTGCGCCGGGCGAACGGGTGAGGTTTTTCGTCACGCCCTTCTCTACGGGCAGGTTGAAGATTTCGCCGCGGGCCGTGGCCACGATCCGTTTGCCGTCCGGCGAGAGTCCGGCACCGCGCAGGTATTGGCCGCCGTCCTTGATGGCGCTGCGGGCGTATACATTGTCCGACGCCAGCGTGATCTGCACCTTCTCAGCCCGCTTCGTGGCCGGGTCGAGGCGGTAGATGTAGCCGCCATTCTCGAAGACGATCAGCCGTCCGTTGGTGGAGGGGAACTTGACGTCGTAGTCCTTGAAGTCGGTCACCTTCTTCGTCTCCTTCGTCGTCGTGTTGTAGACGAAGATGTTCATCGTGCGGTCGCGGTCGGAGAGGAAATAGATCTCGTCGCCGACCCACATGGGGAAGATGTCTTGGGCGTCGTTGTGGGTCACGTTCTCCACGGTTTTCTTGTCCGGATCATAGATCCAGACGTCGTCTGCCATGCCGCCTTTGTAATACTTCCACGTGCGGAACTCACGCATCACGCGGTTGTAAGCCAAGCGTCGGCCGTCGGGTGCGTAGCTGCAAAAGCCGCCCTCGGGCAGGGGGATCGCCTCGGAGAGTCCGCCGTCACGACTGACGGTAAGGAGTCGGCCGCTGAAGCCGTCGCTGATGCGGTTGCGATAGACGATGCGCGCGCCGTCCGTGGTCCAGGCCATGACGATGTTGTTCGGCCCCATGCGGTCGCCGAGGTTGTCGCGGGCGTTAGTCGAGGTGTAGGTCAGGCGCACCGGCTCGCCGCCGTCGGCGGGGATGGTGTAGACCTCCGTGTTGCCGTCATACTGGCCGGTGAAGGCGATCGTGCGGCCGTCGGGCGAAAAGCGCGGAAACATCTCATAGCCCGGGTGCGCCGTCAGGCGTCGGGCCTCGCCGCCCGTAGCGGGCACTTTGTATAAATCACCGGCATACGAGAAGACGATCTCATTGCCATTCGTGGTCGGGAAGCGCAAGAGGCGCGCCTCGTCGGCCTTTCCATGCGCAGCCGCCACGAGCGCCGCGCAAATCACAGTACATAGGTGTCTCTTTTTCATTTTGAGTGTTTGATATTTGATTGCGGACAAAGATAGACGAGGTAGTTGGAGGGTAGTCTAAGGGTAGTTAGAGGGTAGTCTAAGGGTAGTTAGAGGGTAGTTAGAGGGAGTCAGGGGGGAGTTCGAAGTAGTTAGGGGGTTCGGACACGCATCTTTTCACCCGAAACGACCAAAAAGAGGTTTGCGGCTATTTCGGGCCACCCGAAACGACTAAAAAGAGGTTTGCAGCCGTTTCGGGTCACCAGAAATGACCAAAAAGAGGTTTGCAGCCATTTCGGGCCACCCGAAACGACCAAAAAGTAGTTTGCGGCCGTTTCTGGCGAAAAGATAGCCCCGCCGAGGCCTTTACCGCCGGAGATATGTGGCGAAAGTGAGCGCGTAGGGGTTACGCTCGTCGGGGGCGTGGTCGGTGCGCTCCGCCTCGCGCCAGACACTCCAATCGACGTCGGGGAAGAAGACGTCGGCCTCGGGGAAGACGTGATGCACGCGTGTGAGGCAGAGGCGATCGGCCACGGGGAGGAACTGGCGGTAGACCTTGCGGCCGCCGATGATGAAGGCCTCGTCCGCGGTGCGGCAAACCTCAAGCGCCTCGTCCATGCTGTGCACCATGAGGCAGCCGGGGCATCGAAGGTCGGGCTGAGCGGTGAGGACAACGTTGCGGCGGTCGGGCAGGGCACCCTTGGGCAGGGAGTCGAACGTGCGACGGCCCATGAGGACGGTATGGCCCACGGTGAGGCTTCGGAAATGCTTCATATCGGCCGGCAAATGCCACGGCAGGGTGTTGCCCAGTCCGATGGCGTTGTGCTCGTCAAGAGCGGCAATGAGAGTGATCATTTTTGAGATGTAGTTTGAAGTAGTGGGCAAGTAGGAATAAGTAGTAGGACGTAGGGGGAGAAGTCGGAGCGCTCAGACGGAGACACTTCCGGCGATATGGGGATGGGGATCGTAGCCCACGAGGCGAAAATCGTCGTAACGAAAGTCGAAGAGGCTGCTGCGCGCGGGGTTCAGCTCCATGCGGGGCAGAGGGCGCGGCGTGCGGGAGAGTTGCAGGCGCACCTGGTCGAGGTGGTTGCGATAGATGT
The sequence above is drawn from the Tannerella serpentiformis genome and encodes:
- the ychF gene encoding redox-regulated ATPase YchF, translated to MALQCGIVGLPNVGKSTLFNCLSNAKAQAANFPFCTIEPNVGVITVPDERLTRLAELVYPARIVPTTVEIVDIAGLVKGASRGEGLGNKFLANIRETDAILHVLRCFDDANVVHVDGSVDPVRDKEIIDAELQIRDLETIESRIAKVQKQAQTGGDKQAALAYGVLARYKEALEQGRNARSVTFDTKDEQRVARDLFLLTNKPVLYVCNVDEASAASGNAYVEQVREAIKDEGAELLVVAAKIESEIAELDTYEERQMFLAEAGLEESGVNRLIKTAYRLLDLETFLTAGPDEVRAWTYRRGSKAPQCAGVIHTDFEKGFIRAEVIKYDDFIQYGSESAVKEAGRMHVEGKEYVVQDGDIMHYRFNV
- a CDS encoding glycosyltransferase family 2 protein, producing MKVSVILLNWNGRKLLEKFLPSVVAHTPPDVAEVVVADNGSTDDSVAMLRERFPSVRLILLDRNYGFAEGYNRAIEQTTAEYTVLLNTDVEVTPGWLTAPLEELDADASVAAVQPKLLSRRDRSFFEYAGAAGGWIDRYGYPFCRGRVLSVVEEDRGQYDTPADILWASGACLFIRTDLYRRVGGLDARFFAHQEEIDLCWRLRSRGYRLRCTPQSVVFHVGGGTLHTESPYKTFLNFRNNLLMIYKNLPDRELPRVMRLRRVLDYFAALHFLLTGHAKNALAVVRARREFRRLRPAYTPVRIENLRLSTLDPIPEQMNRSLLAAFYFKGQKQFDQLMPEAHG
- a CDS encoding S41 family peptidase, with translation MKKRHLCTVICAALVAAAHGKADEARLLRFPTTNGNEIVFSYAGDLYKVPATGGEARRLTAHPGYEMFPRFSPDGRTIAFTGQYDGNTEVYTIPADGGEPVRLTYTSTNARDNLGDRMGPNNIVMAWTTDGARIVYRNRISDGFSGRLLTVSRDGGLSEAIPLPEGGFCSYAPDGRRLAYNRVMREFRTWKYYKGGMADDVWIYDPDKKTVENVTHNDAQDIFPMWVGDEIYFLSDRDRTMNIFVYNTTTKETKKVTDFKDYDVKFPSTNGRLIVFENGGYIYRLDPATKRAEKVQITLASDNVYARSAIKDGGQYLRGAGLSPDGKRIVATARGEIFNLPVEKGVTKNLTRSPGAHDRSGAWSPDGKYIAYISDATGETELWMQPAEGGDPIQLTKNNDTYIRNFSWSPDSRWIVYTDRKNRIRLVDVATKAVTEVMQDPRKEPSDVSFSPDSRWLAYTRMADNQYDIIYVYRIADKQEYAVTDRWYDSGEPVFSSDGRYLIFSSTRDFQPIYGSKEWNHVYGYTNGVYLALLSKDTPSPFLQKDDGAKADRKVEIKVEEGGKKKDAAAEKKSDAVTVKVDGDGLTRRIVKLPLTADGYYGNFYSDGKRVYYARKGNTYVFDLEKQKEETVAEGAQMWVEPGGKKAGFFKGRQVYVTDIPTGKADLKDAVNTADMKITTDYPKEWAQIFDESWRAFRDGFYLENMHGVDWKAIKAKYAALLPYVKNRQDLTYIIGEMIGELGCGHAYVTTGEIDAPKRVKMGLLGAKISRDKSGFFRIEEILPGETWDPTLRSPLADPGIIAKVGQYIVAVDGVAANTVGDLYALLVGKANVPTELSLNDRPQMAGARRVVIRPLENEYPLYHYQWVQNNIAKVDKASGGKIGYIYIPDMGPEGLNEFTRYFYPQLDKEGLIIDDRANGGGNVSPMILERLSREPYRMTMRRGSIHNGTVPDAVQVGPKVCLINKYSASDGDLFPWGFRALKLGKLIGTRSWGGIVGISSSLPFIDGQDLRVPFFTSYDMQGNWIIENHGVDPDIRVDNDPIKEWNGEDEQLNRAIEEVMNQLKDRKPLPKTPAPRVWNK
- a CDS encoding dihydrofolate reductase, producing MITLIAALDEHNAIGLGNTLPWHLPADMKHFRSLTVGHTVLMGRRTFDSLPKGALPDRRNVVLTAQPDLRCPGCLMVHSMDEALEVCRTADEAFIIGGRKVYRQFLPVADRLCLTRVHHVFPEADVFFPDVDWSVWREAERTDHAPDERNPYALTFATYLRR